ACATCATCCCCACTGGTGCAATGCATTACCAACGAAATCACCGTCGAATCCATGGCTAATGCATTGCTTTACATTGATGCGAAGCCGGTCATGGCTGATGATCAGCGCGAGTTCCCGGAATTCTTTGCTCAAAGTGATGCGTTGCTGTTGAATCTTGGACACATTTCCGAAGTGCGTCAGCAGAATCTATTAGCCGCTGGCAAGTTTGCGCAGGCCACCAACCAGCCAACGGTGATTGATTTGGTCGGCGTTTCTGCCACCCAGTTGCGCTATGATTTAGGCCATCAATTGTTAGTCAATCATCCGAACGTGGTCAAAGGTAACATTTCTGAAATGCGCCGATTCGCTGATCTAAAAAGCACAGGCCGCGGCGTTGATGGAAGCCAGTTAGATCAAAGTGTGACCGCCTTGGGAGAACTAGCCGCGAGCTTGCAGCAGCTGACCCAAGCGTTTCCCACCACTACCTTCTTGGCAACCGGCAAGATTGATCTCGTTGTGAGTGCTAAGGGAACTTGGTATTTTAAAAATGGGGTGCCGCAGCTGGATCGTTTCACCGGGACTGGTGACATTGTCGGTGCCTTGATTGCCGCGCTGTTGGGGACAGGTTTGGACAACGACGCAGCAGTCGTCGTGGCTGTGAGTTACTTCAACTGCTGTGGCGAAGTAGCAGCTGCGCAGAATCGAACCGGCGGACTGGCGGCATTTCGCGAAGGTACCTTGAATCAACTTTCCTTACTGGCTGCCATCGCTGACTGGCTTC
This genomic window from Lacticaseibacillus paracasei subsp. paracasei contains:
- a CDS encoding hydroxyethylthiazole kinase, translated to MSKAITDVFYTAFKTALPLTSSPLVQCITNEITVESMANALLYIDAKPVMADDQREFPEFFAQSDALLLNLGHISEVRQQNLLAAGKFAQATNQPTVIDLVGVSATQLRYDLGHQLLVNHPNVVKGNISEMRRFADLKSTGRGVDGSQLDQSVTALGELAASLQQLTQAFPTTTFLATGKIDLVVSAKGTWYFKNGVPQLDRFTGTGDIVGALIAALLGTGLDNDAAVVVAVSYFNCCGEVAAAQNRTGGLAAFREGTLNQLSLLAAIADWLQMVKGEAL